Part of the Petrotoga olearia DSM 13574 genome, TCACTTTCGGCAAATTCCTTGCTGACAGTTTGAAGTTTTCGTAAGGTTCCTGGTTATAAGGTAATAAAAATAAAACTTTTTTACTTTCCACACCAAATTTGGCCAAAATATTTTTTACATCTTTCGTTCTCGGCTTTTCAAATTTAACATCATCTAAGACAATTAAATTATTTTCTCTATACCTGACACTTAAGGCAGACTTTAAAGCTAGTCTTTTCATTTTTTTGTTGAGGTCTTTGTGAAATTCCCTGGGTTTTGGCCCAAAAGCTACTCCACCGTGTCGGAAAAGAGGGGATCTAATCGATCCGGCTCTTGCTCTACCCAAATGCTTTTGAGGCCACGGTTTTCGGCCTCCTCCTCTAACTTCACTTCTAGTCTTAGTAGAAGCTGTCCCTGCCCTTTTGTTGGTTAATTGCATATCAACGTACCTATATAGTACATCCATATTTGGATCAATGTTAAAGATTTCATCTTTTAGATCTAACGTTCCAACTTTTTCATTTTGAATATTGTATACATCTATCTGTGACATTTCCTAATAGACCTCCTTACTTCGTTTTTGGGCGCTTTGCCTTAACGGCTTCTCTTATTGTTACCAATCCGCCCCTCGCTCCTGGAACTCCGCCTTTGACCGCTATTATATTGTTTTGTACATCAATGTAAACTACTTCTGAGTTTTGAATGGTTACCCTTTCATTTCCATATTGACCGGGCATCTTTTTCCCTTTGAATACCTTTGAAGGATATGTAGCCATTCCTGTTGATCCCAGACCTCTATGAAATTTTGAGCCATGTGAATTTTCTCCACCTCTAAAATTCCATCTTTTCATGACACCTGAGTATCCTCGACCTTTTGATTTTCCTATTAAATCAATCTTTTCTCCTTCGGAAAAAATTGACACATCGATTTTTTGCCCAATTTCGTAATCATCTACATTATCTACTCTAAATTCTCTTAAATACCTTAAAGGTTGTACTTGTGCTTTTTTGAAATGACCCATCAACGGTTTGTTTGCTTTTCTTTCAGTTATCTCTTCAAAACCTATCTGAATGGCGTTGTATCCATCTGTTGCTATAGTTTTCTTTTGAACTACCACACATGGTCCAGCTTTGATAACTGTCACCGGGATGGCTTT contains:
- the rplD gene encoding 50S ribosomal protein L4; translated protein: MSQIDVYNIQNEKVGTLDLKDEIFNIDPNMDVLYRYVDMQLTNKRAGTASTKTRSEVRGGGRKPWPQKHLGRARAGSIRSPLFRHGGVAFGPKPREFHKDLNKKMKRLALKSALSVRYRENNLIVLDDVKFEKPRTKDVKNILAKFGVESKKVLFLLPYNQEPYENFKLSARNLPKVKVIIADNPGQNKKNVDGLNVFDLINNEKIVLTKEMVNKIEEVIG
- the rplC gene encoding 50S ribosomal protein L3, giving the protein MKGILGKKVGMTRIFKDEKAIPVTVIKAGPCVVVQKKTIATDGYNAIQIGFEEITERKANKPLMGHFKKAQVQPLRYLREFRVDNVDDYEIGQKIDVSIFSEGEKIDLIGKSKGRGYSGVMKRWNFRGGENSHGSKFHRGLGSTGMATYPSKVFKGKKMPGQYGNERVTIQNSEVVYIDVQNNIIAVKGGVPGARGGLVTIREAVKAKRPKTK